GGGTGGATGTAAATTTCGGTTTAGCAAGAGCCGAATCATTACCGATCCGAAGTGGATCTATGAACAAAATCTACATGTCTCAAGTAATTCACTGGTTGGCTTTTGCCGATGATGATGTTTTTGGAGAAAACGTTGATCATGTAAATGAATCAATTTCGGAATTCCATAGAGTACTTCGGAGTGGCGGGCAAATAGTTTTAGATACTAGCGGGCATCAAACAGGCTTGGAAGATCACCAGTTAAATGGCGTAAGGCTGAAAGATACGCATGTTCTTAGTCATCCTTTTTACAGAGCGTTTATATTAATATCAGATTGACTGAACGAGATTTACATAGATTGAAGGTTAAAGCGGCTAGAGAAGGAATTCCCTATCAAACACTTGCAGCTTCACTAATTCATAGGGCTACCGCCGAATAAGCAAGCTTTTCTACGAATAAGGAGAGCTAGCTTGCAACAAATTAAATTGTGATAATGATAAAAACTTACCTTCGTATTCCGGATGAGCTAAATGAAAGGGTTACGCGTATTGCAAAAGCTAAAAAAGTGAGTAAGGCCGAAATTTTTAGAAAAGCTTTAGAAATAGGTATTGAAAAGAATAAGCCAAAGAAAAATGATTTCAAGCTTACCTCCGATTTGTAATAGGGTTCGAACTTCGTCTACGAGGCTGAGCCAGCTATTTTTAGCCTCAAATTTTGATACCCCGAGTTGGACGATTGAGTCTCTGTGATGATTTTTATAATCAGCTGGGAAAGCTAGGAGTAACAGCTAATAATATGATCTGATCGAAGTTTTTTTGTTAAATATTATTTTTAGGTTCGTTTACACTTTCAACAATTTTTTTAATCTCTGTGTTATTGGGTACATATACGAATTTATGCCCTTTTTTCATTCTTGTTAGGTAGCCTTGTTTTACCAGATTTTTAAGATCGTCGCTTGCAGTTTGCTGAACTATTAAATTTTTTGTTTGATGTATCGCTACGTCCGTAACTTTCCCAGGATTTTTATAGAAATAATGTAATAGGCCAACTTGTCGTTCGTTTAATTCAGACAAATGAGATGCAAATAATTTAAGTGAATTCTCTTCCTCAATTTTTTTGTTAAGATATTCAATAAATTCGTCTATTGCTCTATAAATTACCTTCAATTTATATATTAAAAAATATGTTAGATCTTCTTCGTCGTATTCACTATGTAGATAAGCATTACTGTATTCTGTTTTTGATTTATTGATGATTCTGGAAACTGATAAATACTGAAACAGCCAATAGTTCTTTTTAAGTAAATACCAATAGAATATAGCTCTAGCTGTTCTTCCATTACCATCTACAAACGGGTGTAGAAAGCCTATCCAAAAATGTAGTATGGATGCTTTGATTACTGGGTGTACAAAATTATCTTCATTTTCATCATCATTGGCGTAGGCGATTAATCTCTCAATTTCTTTATCGACGAAGGCTCTTTTTGGCGGAATATAAGAGCTTATACCTGTTGCAGCGTCTACGACGTGAATTTGGTCATCATCAGTTCTTAATCTACCTGAATCTTTAGGATCATCTAATGTGTTAACTGTTATATTTTTTTGAATATCTATCAACATGTTTAAACTTAAATCTAAATCTTTCCATTCTTCGAGTCGTTGCATTACTTGGTAGTTGTTTATAATCATTTGTTCACTTCTTGTTTTTGGCATTCTATTGGTTAAGATCATTTGTTTTGCGACTTTTCTAGAGGTATTTGCACCCTCAATTTGGCTTGAGGCAATTGCTTCTTCAGATATACTACTTAAGATAAACTGATTCTTTTGTTTAGAGTCTGGTTTTCCTAAGCGGGCAGAAATGTATCCACTGGCATTTGAATCGATGTAACTTAGTTTTTGATACATAGATTTGGTTAAGTTGAAAGTGAATTTTGATTCTTGTATGGATTCAATCGGAGTTGTTTCTCTGTTTGACATTCTTGTGAACTTAAGATATGCCCAAGCTTCTTCGGGGGAGATTCCGTCTGGTATTTTGTAATGTTTAAATTTATCCCAGTGGACATATTCTTTTTGAGCGTGCTGTATAAGAATTTGTAAGTCTTTAGAGCTAATAATTTTCTTAAAGAATTCAGTTGAGAGTACTTTTTTCCAAGAAGGTGGTTTAAATTTGAAATTGTTCATCTGCTAATTAACTACTAAAACTAATGGAATTAGTAGTTGATTAGATATTATAGTAACTCAACTACTAAAATAAGTCAAATTAGTAGAAAATTATTTGGGCTACTAAGGTTCGTTTTTGAACTATCGAAAATAGGTTCTAACTTTGTCCACGAGGTGGAGCAAAATTTAATTATTTTGATGAATATAGCGCTTTGTTTTGAGTAAGCACAGAATACATCAGGCAATCCTCCGCTTTTTTGAGATCATTTTTAGCTTCGAGGGTGGCATTTATTTTTTTTATTAACTTTTTTAAATATTGATCATCTGTCTTTCCTAATTCTTTAGTCCAGCGTTCGGCTTCTTCTGAAAACCTTTTAGCATTATCCTTTGACCCTCTTTGAATCGAAGTTGTGATCCTTTTTAAATCCATTGAAAGTGAGAGTAATGTTACTTTGTCCATATCAGAGCAAAGAAAAATTTTGTTAACTGTTCAAATATTTGTCTTTTTTCGGGATCTTGGATTTCATTAGAAAGATTATTGTCATTTGGTCTAATATTTATCATTGAATTATTGTCGATTGCAAGCGATGTGAGATCTATTCCTCCGCCCCAAAGGTCAGATTGAGTAGAGCCTTGTTTTAAAAGAATTGCTTCGTTTTCAAAATGGCGGTTTGCTCCTGCCGAGCAGACTTTTTTCTCTATATCAATCACGGTTTTAATATAAGTTTCGAATTCCTCTGAAAGTTTTTCTATCTCTTCTTTAGTATAAGGTTCTTTTTTGGTAATTATCATAGGGGTGATCATAACTTATCTGGGCAATTTTTGCTGTTGTCTTGCTTATTTCAGGCTTTCTTTTAAAAAGAAAGTTTTAGTTTTTTTGATTTCAGTTTGACTTCTTTACAGTTCTTGCTTATACTCCCGCCTTACTATGCTTCGTAAGCTTGATTCTATAATCCAAAATCTATACACGCTCTATGTTTCGAAAAGGCTAGGTTCGTGCGGAGACAATGACCTGTTTGTTACTTTCTCGAAATTTTTCGTACCCAAAAATATTCATATGGGCAGTAATGTTTTTATTAACCAACAGTGCATATTCGTCGGGGAAGAAAAAATAACTATTGGAAATAATGTAAATTTTGGATTTCGCTGTATGGTTGTTACGTCGAACAATGAGGTAGAGATCGATTCGGAAACGAAAAAAAGAACTCACTATGATGAGCCCATTGTTATCGAAGACGATGTTTGGATTGGAGCTGGCGCTATTATCTTGCCGGGCGTGACGATAGGCAAAGGGAGTGTTGTAGCGGCAGGGGCAGTTGTCACAAGAGACGTTCCAAAAAGTACATTAGTTGGGGAAGTGCCCGCGCGTATTATTAAAAATATAGAACCCGAAGATACGCTCAGGACTTTAAAGAAATACATTCATGTTCGTGTGCCTGCTCCTCTGGTGCGCTAACTAATCTCTCTTCCTTCTTGGTATACTCTCCCGTGCGAATTTTTCTTTAACGAAAGATAGGTACAGAGACAGTAGAGGCGGGTATGCTAGGACCGTTGCGTTTAGTGAAATAAATGGCAGACTTTGTTTGAGCGAAGAATAACTATAAGTTAGGATTTTTGATATACTGCTTCTACGTCGGCAAAGGTTGCCTTTAAATATCTACACCTTTTGCCCAACTTATCCAAGAAAATTTTGGCGCTTGGCTCACTGGTTACACTTCTTGTCTTTTTAACGGTTTCTAATACCGGAGCTGCGCCTCTTACTCAGACTTTCACAGCTTCTGCTGATTCTTACGTACAAGAGAACACACCCTCGACTAATTTTGGCACCGCGACTCAGGTGCGTGTAGACGGGTCGCCGCTTGTTGTGTCGGGGACGGTGTTGTCAACATCGGAATGGACTCTGCTTCCAGTGACGGAGCAGATTATTCTTCCCGCGAAGGTTCGTTCGCGCCGCAGCTAGTCGTCACAGTTCAGTCGTAATTAAGTCAGAACCTTTGCAACTTATTAATCTGTGAGTGAAGTAGGTGAACATTAGAATGGTAATCGGGAAGTTTATAAAATAATAGTAGTCGGTTGTCGGCCCTCCATAGAGGGTGAAGCCCACGAGTGGAACGATAAACCAGAGAGGAATTAGGGTCGCTAGGATTTTCTTTTTCCTATCTTTTTCGAAGACGAAAGCGAGCAAAAATATGATTGGGATTAGATATTTTAGAAACTACAGCGGGGGAATGTGAATGAGCGCTGATATTTGCGTAAAAGATTCTGGTAGCCTGTGGAGCATAAAGCGCAGATGAAAGCCAATGTAATAATCCCGCAGGAAGTTCTGGAATCTGTAGTAGTTGTCATAAGAATGACTCAGATCGCTTAACAGTGTTGGGATAAACCAGATTACGAAAAGCGGGAGCGAGAGAAGTGATAGTTTTAGGGCCTTTTTTTGTCTTTATAAAGAAAAAAGCGGGCAGATAAATAATAGGAAGAAAAACGGTAGTGAAGTGGATGTGGAAGAAGAAGCCAGATAATGCGGCAAGAAGATAGAAGTAAGCCGGTCCTAAATAAAAATCTCCGACTCCTACACGAGGGCCTTTAAGGACTGGTTGGCCTTCCAAGATGTCTCTTACTATCCATGCGTCTCTTGACTGATCCCAGCCAAATCTGAATTCATTTTCGTAATTATAAAACCTAAGATAGATACCGATTGCAATGATTGCTATAAGGAGAATTAAGGCGATGAGCTTTGGTTTAATGAAAGAGAGAGTCATTCAGGAAATTTAAAATAGTCTAAGTTAAAACACGACTGAAGACAACAATGAATTCTTACCTTCTTATTACTTAGTTTTTTGGATAGTTAATGCGATAGGGGAATATTATGTATTTCCTCGAGAGGAGGTGATATGTAATATGCAAATAGACGGAACCGGACTACTCGTGTGGTTACTTATTCTTGTTGCGGTACCCTTGCTGATCTACATGTTTCTGAGAGATATGGATGCTGAAGATCGGGAACGCAAAGATCGAGATGTTGCCGGTTCAAAGGGTGGTCAATCTGGCAGGCGCCGCGAACGGAACGGGGGAGGTGATTGATTGATCAGGTAAGCGTATAAAGAAAAAAGGTTTTTAAAAGTTAAGATAAACTTCTAATTTAAACTAGTTTTGGATCTTGTTGCTATAATCCTCGTATGAAAATGGGGGGGCCGAGTTATGTTGCCAGGCTCTTATTCCTTTTTGCTATCTACTTTACTACTGCACGACTTGGGTTGAGTATCGACGCTGTTAACGGCTTTGCAATGCTCGTCTGGCTTCCCACAGGAATATCTTTAGCCGCACTTATTATATGGGGCGTAAATTATTGGCCCGCTGTTTTTGCTGGGGCATTTCTTGTCAATTTTTTATTGGGTGTTCCGCTTCTCGCTGCGCTTGGGATAGCGGCGGGTAATACCCTGGAAGCTATAGTAGGCGCTTTCCTTCTTCGCAACGTTTTTTCACTTAATAATGCTCTCGAGCGCCTAAGGGACGTTTGGAGTTTGATCTTGGCGGGCGGGCTTTTTGCAACCGCAATAAGCGCTACGATTGGGGTTTCGAGCCTTTACGCTACTGGCGTCCTAACGTCTTTTGACTACATTCGGACATGGCTTGCGTGGTGGGTTGGGGACATGATAAGCGCACTGGTAGTTACGCCTCTTATTTTGGCCTGGAGTGTTCCACGGAGTTTCAAATACACACGATTACAAATTGGCGAATTTTTAATAGCTTCCTCGTTCTTAATATTTATGAGTTCGATGTTTTTTACCAGCCTTTTAGGGATTAATACAAGAGGACTACCTATAACTTATGTATTTTTCCCTCCTCTTATTTGGTACGCGATTAGATTTGGTCAACGAGAAGCAGTTACAGCCGTCTTTGTTCTTTTGGTGATGGCAGTTGTGGGTACGATTGGTGGTTTTGGGCCATTTGTTAAAGGGCAGCTAAACGAAAACCTTCTTCTGCTCCAAGGATTTATGGGAGTAGCCTCTGTCACTGTAATGATTTTGGCAGCACTAGTTATTGAAAGAAGAGAACATGAAAGGCGCAAGGACGACTTCATTATTATTGCGAGCCACGAACTTAAGACTCCGATTACGAGCGCAAAAATTTTTGTCCAAATACTCAAAAAGCATTTTAAAAATACTAAGGACAAGAAGCTAGTTCACTACCTCACGACGATTGAGGACCAAATAGACAAGCTGACTGATTTAATCGGGGAGTTATTGGACGTTTCTAAGGCTCATGTAGGGAAAATTATTTTGAACAAGGAAAGATTTGTTGTTGATGATTTAATTAATCAGATTGTAAATGAAATTCAGCAACACGAAAGTGGGCGCAAGATAGTGGTTAGCCATGACGCGAAGCGGAAAGTGCTTGCAGACAGGGTTCGTATTGGCCAAGTACTTGTGAACTTCATCAACAACGCACTCAAGTATTCGCCGGAAGATCGTGATGTTTATGTTTCTTCGGAGGTGTTCAACAATAAAGTTGTAGTTTACGTTAAAGATGCAGGTATCGGGATCAGACGTGAACACCAGGGCAAAATTTTCGATCGGTTTTATCGCGTTGACGATCGTGATAAAAAAGGTGGCCAAGGTTTTGGGATTGGTCTTTATATCAGCGCGGAAATAATTAGGAGACATGGGGGTTCAATCGGCGTTTCGAGCAAAAAAGACCAGGGGTCTACGTTCTTTTTTACATTGCCTATTGTTGGCAACGGGCGTAGGAGAAAGGGACAATTTCCTCTAAGATATCTGTCTGGCGGTAGATTAGTTCGGTTTTAAATCGGATTTAAATTCTTGGTATAACTTCTGAATTTTTGGATCGATGACGATCTGACAGTATGGTTGAGACTTATTGGCTTCGTAGTAGTTTTGATGGTAGTTTTCGGCTTTGTAGAAGTTTTCGAAAGGAATGATTTCGGTGACAATGGGTTGCGAGCGGGATTTTTGAGCTTCTTTTTTCGCTTTTTCTGCTGTCTTTTTTTGTGCTTCGCTGTGATAGAAGATACTTGATCTGTATTGAGTGCCAATATCTGCACCTTGTTGATTTAAAGTTGTCGGGTCGTGGAGCTTGAAAAAGACTTCAAGCAATTTCTCATAAGAAATAATATTCGGGTCAAATTCTATCTGGATGCTTTCGGCGTGGCCAGTTGTGCCTGAACATACTTGTTCGTAAGTCGGATTTTCAACTTTTCCTCCGGAATAACCATTCGTTACCGACTCGACGCCCTTTAGGCGCTTAAATATTGCTTCTGTGCACCAAAAACAGCCTCCTGCGATAGTCGCAGTTTCTTCCATATTCTTCCATTTTATCAGTCTTTGTAACGGCTAGTGTAACCTTGAGAATATCGGTAAGGGTTACGAAGCCGGTATCGTGAGGAGGTTACGTTGTTGGTGTTCAAGGTGAGATCCTTGAATTAAGGTCTCATCCTTGAACTTTTATGATTTAAGGTAGGGCATCTCTCGAAGACTCAAGGATGCCACCTTAAATGTCCCAGCACCATTTTCTTACGTTATTATTACAGGCTTCTTGTTGGTCTGAAATATTATGTTTCTATCATTTTTATATGATTAAAAAAGTAAAAGAAGGCTATCGGGTGGTAGCCGAAAGCGGACGAAACATGGGTACATATGGTTCGAGGGAAGAAGCCGAAAAAAGGCTCAAGCAGATTGAAATGTTTAAGCACCTAAAGAAAGGAAGATAGATGAGTGCACAAGAGTTCTTTTATTATTCCTTGGGAGCTGGTACCATTGTTTTGATTGCGGTGATTCTATTGGTTGCTGTCCAAGTAGTGGCTACGCTTCGGATAATTAGGAAAGTGCTGACTGACGTTAAAAGCACGACAAAAGACGTCATAGAGGTCAAAGAAGGCATAAAGATGGGTATTGCTGGGCTAATTGGATATATTTTAAAAACTTTAAGGCGAGGAGGTGAAGCGCATGTCTAATGATGACCATAAGCAGAGCTTTTCTTCGAATAAAGGAGTAAATCCGATTGTTGCCGGAGCTGTTGGTTTGGCAGTTGGAGCAGCCGCAGGAGTAGCTGCAGGTTTACTTTCGGATCGCGACAACAGAGAAAAGTTAAAGGCGAAGGGGGATGAGATAAAAGATAAAGGAGAAAAGAAGTCTCAAGAGCTTAAAGAAAAAGCAGAGGAAATGAAGGCAAAGGGCAAGAGTAAGTTGATTGCGGGCTTAGAGCAGGCAAAGGAAAAGCTGGAAGAGTCGGAAGTGAAAACAGATGGTAAAATCAAGTCTTCCTAAAGTCCAGAATAAAAAAGCAAACGTCAAGATATAATTTTCTCCCCGGTTATGATGCTCGTTTCGTATAACGTTTTACGTTAAACGTAACTAGCTTTGTTACCGTTTAACTCTCTGGCCAATTTTGTGATAATCTGTTTGAAATGACTGATACAGCTAATCTTGAAAAACTGGCAAAACTAGTTCGCTATTTCAGTTTGTTTATGACGACCAAAGCAGGCTCTGGTCACCTAACATCTTCGCTTTCTGCAACGGATATTATGGTTGCACTTTTTTTCAATAAACTTAGGTACGACCTTGCTGATGTTAAAAATCCCAACAACGATAGAGTTATTTTTTCCAAAGGTCATGCATCTCCGTTATTTTATGCGCTGTATGCAGCGGCTGGGGTGTTGGATGAAGCTGACCTGGAAAAATACAGGAAGTTCGGAAGTGAACTTGAGGGTCATCCGAGGCCCGTTTTTAAATACGCGGAAGTTGCGACGGGATCTCTAGGTCAAGGACTTTCCATAGGACTTGGTATGGCGCTTGCCGCAAACCTGGATAGCCTTTCGTATCTAACGTACGTTTTGATGGGGGACAGCGAAGTGGCTGAGGGTTCTATTTGGGAAGCAATTCAACTCGCTTCTTACTATAAGGTGGGGAATTTGGTCGGAATTATTGATGTTAACAGGCTTGGGCAAAGTACCGAAACGATGCTTGGATATAACGTTGATGCTTATAAGGCGAGAGTTGAGGCATTCGGATGGGAGGCTCATATTGTCGACGGACACAATTTTGCTGATATTCAGAACGTTTTAGATTCAATTGATGGGGAGGGCGAGAAACCGCAGATGATAATCGCCAAAACGATAAAAGGGAAAGGTATTTCTTTTTTGGAGGACAAAGAAGGTTGGCATGGGAAGGCGCTTCCGCAGGAAGATTACGAGAAAGCGGTAGCAGAACTTGGAGAAATCGATAAGAAGTTGACGGGGAAGATCAAAAAGCCAGTTGTATCAAGTATCAAGTATCAAGTATCAAGTATACAAAATACTAAATACAAAATACTAAATACAAAATACCAGTTGGGGGAAGATATTGCGACGAGGAAGGCGTATGGGGAAGCGCTGGCGGCTCTCGGTTATAAAAATACTAATATTGTGAGTTTGGACGCAGAAGTTAAAAACTCAACGTTCGCCGAAATTTTTAAAGACGCACACCCAGAAAGGTTTTTTGAGATGTTTATCGCGGAACAAAATATGGTTGGTACTGCTCTTGGTTTGTCGAGGAGAGGAAAAATTCCATTTGTTTCGACTTTCACAGCGTTTTTTACCAGAGCATTTGATCAGATCAGGATGAGTGTTTACAGCGAAGCAAATGTTAAATTTGTTGGAAGCCATGCCGGAGTTTCGATTGGGGAAGACGGACCTTCGCAGATGGGACTCGAGGATTTTGCGATGTTTAGAACTGTTTTTGGAAGCACTGTTCTTTGTCCTGCTGACGCTGTTGCTGCGGAAAAATTAGTTGAAGTTGCTGTAAGTGAAGAAGGAATTTTCTATATAAGAACGGCAAGATTTGCGACGCCCGTTATTTATGACGATAGCGAGGAGTTCAAAGTCGGAGGGAGCAAGGTTGTTAAGTCAGCTGACAGTGACAAGCTAACGATTGTTGCGTGTGGAGTGACATTATTCGAGGCGATTAAGGCTGCTGACGAGTTGGAAGGCGAGGGAATGAATGTGCGAGTAATCGACGCGTATAGCATTAAACCAATCGATGAAGAAGCTTTGAAGGCGGCTGCAAGTGAGACTGGTGGAAAAGTAGTTACGGTTGAAGATCACTACTTTGAGGGTGGCTTGGGAGATGCCGTTTTGAATGTGTTTGCGAATGTACCTAATGTGAGTGTACATAAACTTGCGGTTTCAAAGATGCCAACAAGCGGGAAAGCAGATGAATTATTGGATTATGAAGGCATTTCTTCAAAGGGGATTGTTGAAAAAGTTAAGGAAATTTTGGGAAATTGACTTAAAAACGGGGAACTGCAACTTTT
This genomic window from Candidatus Curtissbacteria bacterium contains:
- a CDS encoding class I SAM-dependent methyltransferase, with translation MDLPADLDPGARAYIEEVKERAISTGVDVNFGLARAESLPIRSGSMNKIYMSQVIHWLAFADDDVFGENVDHVNESISEFHRVLRSGGQIVLDTSGHQTGLEDHQLNGVRLKDTHVLSHPFYRAFILISD
- a CDS encoding ribbon-helix-helix domain-containing protein — encoded protein: MIKTYLRIPDELNERVTRIAKAKKVSKAEIFRKALEIGIEKNKPKKNDFKLTSDL
- a CDS encoding Fic family protein; the protein is MNNFKFKPPSWKKVLSTEFFKKIISSKDLQILIQHAQKEYVHWDKFKHYKIPDGISPEEAWAYLKFTRMSNRETTPIESIQESKFTFNLTKSMYQKLSYIDSNASGYISARLGKPDSKQKNQFILSSISEEAIASSQIEGANTSRKVAKQMILTNRMPKTRSEQMIINNYQVMQRLEEWKDLDLSLNMLIDIQKNITVNTLDDPKDSGRLRTDDDQIHVVDAATGISSYIPPKRAFVDKEIERLIAYANDDENEDNFVHPVIKASILHFWIGFLHPFVDGNGRTARAIFYWYLLKKNYWLFQYLSVSRIINKSKTEYSNAYLHSEYDEEDLTYFLIYKLKVIYRAIDEFIEYLNKKIEEENSLKLFASHLSELNERQVGLLHYFYKNPGKVTDVAIHQTKNLIVQQTASDDLKNLVKQGYLTRMKKGHKFVYVPNNTEIKKIVESVNEPKNNI
- a CDS encoding DUF5674 family protein gives rise to the protein MIITKKEPYTKEEIEKLSEEFETYIKTVIDIEKKVCSAGANRHFENEAILLKQGSTQSDLWGGGIDLTSLAIDNNSMINIRPNDNNLSNEIQDPEKRQIFEQLTKFFFALIWTK
- a CDS encoding MASE1 domain-containing protein, whose amino-acid sequence is MKMGGPSYVARLLFLFAIYFTTARLGLSIDAVNGFAMLVWLPTGISLAALIIWGVNYWPAVFAGAFLVNFLLGVPLLAALGIAAGNTLEAIVGAFLLRNVFSLNNALERLRDVWSLILAGGLFATAISATIGVSSLYATGVLTSFDYIRTWLAWWVGDMISALVVTPLILAWSVPRSFKYTRLQIGEFLIASSFLIFMSSMFFTSLLGINTRGLPITYVFFPPLIWYAIRFGQREAVTAVFVLLVMAVVGTIGGFGPFVKGQLNENLLLLQGFMGVASVTVMILAALVIERREHERRKDDFIIIASHELKTPITSAKIFVQILKKHFKNTKDKKLVHYLTTIEDQIDKLTDLIGELLDVSKAHVGKIILNKERFVVDDLINQIVNEIQQHESGRKIVVSHDAKRKVLADRVRIGQVLVNFINNALKYSPEDRDVYVSSEVFNNKVVVYVKDAGIGIRREHQGKIFDRFYRVDDRDKKGGQGFGIGLYISAEIIRRHGGSIGVSSKKDQGSTFFFTLPIVGNGRRRKGQFPLRYLSGGRLVRF
- the msrA gene encoding peptide-methionine (S)-S-oxide reductase MsrA, which encodes MEETATIAGGCFWCTEAIFKRLKGVESVTNGYSGGKVENPTYEQVCSGTTGHAESIQIEFDPNIISYEKLLEVFFKLHDPTTLNQQGADIGTQYRSSIFYHSEAQKKTAEKAKKEAQKSRSQPIVTEIIPFENFYKAENYHQNYYEANKSQPYCQIVIDPKIQKLYQEFKSDLKPN
- a CDS encoding transketolase; amino-acid sequence: MFEMTDTANLEKLAKLVRYFSLFMTTKAGSGHLTSSLSATDIMVALFFNKLRYDLADVKNPNNDRVIFSKGHASPLFYALYAAAGVLDEADLEKYRKFGSELEGHPRPVFKYAEVATGSLGQGLSIGLGMALAANLDSLSYLTYVLMGDSEVAEGSIWEAIQLASYYKVGNLVGIIDVNRLGQSTETMLGYNVDAYKARVEAFGWEAHIVDGHNFADIQNVLDSIDGEGEKPQMIIAKTIKGKGISFLEDKEGWHGKALPQEDYEKAVAELGEIDKKLTGKIKKPVVSSIKYQVSSIQNTKYKILNTKYQLGEDIATRKAYGEALAALGYKNTNIVSLDAEVKNSTFAEIFKDAHPERFFEMFIAEQNMVGTALGLSRRGKIPFVSTFTAFFTRAFDQIRMSVYSEANVKFVGSHAGVSIGEDGPSQMGLEDFAMFRTVFGSTVLCPADAVAAEKLVEVAVSEEGIFYIRTARFATPVIYDDSEEFKVGGSKVVKSADSDKLTIVACGVTLFEAIKAADELEGEGMNVRVIDAYSIKPIDEEALKAAASETGGKVVTVEDHYFEGGLGDAVLNVFANVPNVSVHKLAVSKMPTSGKADELLDYEGISSKGIVEKVKEILGN